GTTCCATATTCTGCTCTGCACAcacagaagagagagaaagagagagaggagagagagaacacGAAGGCTTTGCATTTTCCCGCTCACCGTAGCTACGTGGGCTTTCTTCCCCTTCTGGTAAGTTGCTTCAGGTTCAttgctttctcttcttcttcatcgtcttcttcttcttcttgttgggtGCTGTGAACGTAGAGGGGCTTGGTTTTCTGGAAATAGCTTGCCACAAGCTGCACGTCAACCCCGCTGCAAACCAGTGATCCAAAAGAAAAGACATTTTGCACCCGAACGAGTGGTTATCATTAAAGCGAAAATCGAAAAACTATTTGAGGCTGGATTCATAGAAGAGGTAGCACACTCAACATGGCTTGCCAACATCATGCTAgtaatgaagaaagaaaatggcaaatgGAGGGGTTGCATAGACTACACCAATCTCAACAAAGCACGCCTGAAGATTAAGATCAATCCTACATGGTCTAGATGCTTCTCAATGAGTGATCAAATGGACATTGAAACTTGGCCAATACGGCTTAGTTTTCTGACCTCGCACGGCTATAAAGGCCTAAATCTTAGCGGACTTCATAGTAGAATTCAAGCCTAGCCTAAGCGACGCAACAGAGCAACCCAACAATGCTCTGGAGGCAACCAAGCATGCCCTAGCCACGCCTGCTTCGCTCGAATGAGACTTTTGGCATTTGCACGTCAACGACACATCCAACTACAAGGGCTCGGGAGTAGGCGTGGTCCTTGTCACCCTAAACGATTCGATGCTTGAGCAGGcaatcactctaggcttcaaagcatccaacaacgaAAGAGAGTGCGAAGCTCTAGTAGCAGGCCTCTGAATGGAAAAAGACTTAGCGAtgaaaaagcttgcaattcattcTGATTTCCAACTAATCACCAGCCAGGCTATTGGGGAGTACACGACAACACATCCAAAGAGGGCACAATACCTAGAGAATGTATGAGAGCAACTTGAGACGTTTCAAACTTACACCCCCACTCAAGTTCCACGGGCAGACAACGTCCACGTAGAAGCGCTATCCGACCTAGGCTCCGCCCTCGATCATCAACTCAAGTGCACTATTCCAGTGAAGTATCTAGATAAACTAATCATAATAGCGGAGCCAACAGTCGAGGTGTCACAAgttagtacaactccaaactAGCAAGATTCCACTATAGACTATCTGGTCAACGACACACTCCCTATGAAACGattggagtctagaaagctcTAAACAAAGGCAGCATGTTACTACATGTGGAACAGCATTCTCGtccgaagatcctacacttGACCACATCTCGGCAGCCTAGCGCATCTCGACAacctaaaggttctaagctTAATCCACGAAGGTGTTTGTGGAAATTACTCCGAAGGCCAATCCTTGgtgtcacatcctgacccgggCTCCACCatatcccaggctcgactccgccgtaacacgatattgtccactttgggcctcgaccacgccctcatagttttgtttctgcgaactcacacaagaactacccaatgggtcacccattctGGGAATACTCTCgctcgaactcgcttaacttcgagttccgatggaatctgaAACCAggaagctcccaaaaggcctcatgctatatggaagtaggcatgtacatataaggcacatcatccCCTCTCTGTTGGTTGATGTAGGATGTTACACTTAGCACATAAGGCTTTTAACGCAGGTTACTACTGGCCTACTATGCATGAAGACGCTaaggagttagtacaaaagtgcgaCCGCTGTCAACCCTACAAGCCGGTACCAGCACTGCCTGCCAACGAACTACACCTGCAAACGAGTCATTGGTcattcatgcagtgggcaatcGACTTGGTAAGGCCAATGCCGCCCGTTACTAGGGGCAGAAGTATGATGATTGTGGCaactgactacttcaccaattaAGTGGAAACAGAGCCCATGACAAGCATAACTCAGACGGACAAAGAGTGCTTTATAtagaggaacatcatttgctaATTTGGCATCCTTCAACTTATCATCACAGACAACGGCCCGTAATTCGTAGGCAAAGATTTGGTGAAGTTCTTCTAGAAATATGacatcaagcagcacatgtccacgcCAACGTATCCCCAAGGTAATGGGCAAGCCGAAACATCCAACAAGACTATGTtcgactgcctcaagaaatccctctccgacaagaagggaaaatggccagacaaACTTCCCGAATGTGTATGGGCATATCACACAACCAAAGGACGAGCAACCAACGAGACtcatttctctttggcatttggttcagaagcaatcattcatccTAGTGTCATCGTGCCAAGTTTTAGTATTATACTTCTAAGCATCAAGCAGAACAGAAAGGAGATGGCCATAAacttagatctggcagaggagaaACGCGAGAAGGTCATCACCTGCATCGCAGCCTACTAACAGCAGCACttctccagctacaacaaaaggaACATGATCTGGCAGCTCTAGCCTaaagatctagtcctaagaaaagccttcatcactacCCGCAGAGAAaactccaaaaagatggatcccatctAAGAAGGTCCGTACAAGATTAGCAGAGTAGGCAGTAAAGGTAGTTACACCCTTGCCACCATGAACAACAAAGAGATAGAAAAGCAGTGGAACACCTACAATCTAAAGAAGTACCATGCATGACCTTCCGCTACATCAAAGCCCGAAAACTCAAGCAGCTTGACGAGCACCACCTCGCAAGCCGAAGACTCTCCAGTTGTAATGCAATTCCTACCTTACAGTTAAGTTTTTGCTCGTTTCACTcgttttcaatgaggaattcagaagtaatttacaacttggctcggctacatgcttacaacaactgatcTTTCCTGCATTTCAAAAGAATACCACACCCTTCTTAGGGACTTATCGCAGGAATTGCGCCCCCtggggaccaaccatgctctccagAGCGAAAAGATAAAACAATTACCTGATACCCATATGGCTTTACTCTCCAGTGTGGGAGGATAAACTttacactccgaatatccaaATGTGGATGAGTCGAGCTGCCTTGGTGTAACTAGGTGCACGATGGCTTACGCTGGGATTCCTAGAAATAGCCACAAtagtctttttcaaggcttagctaactaaaGGATATTGGGTTTCTTGGCCTAATCCGTGGGGAACTGGGCCTCAAAGACGAAGGAGGCACATTACGCAGTATGCCC
This genomic stretch from Pyrus communis chromosome 2, drPyrComm1.1, whole genome shotgun sequence harbors:
- the LOC137724943 gene encoding uncharacterized protein, yielding MSTPTYPQGNGQAETSNKTMFDCLKKSLSDKKGKWPDKLPECVWAYHTTKGRATNETHFSLAFGSEAIIHPSVIVPSFSIILLSIKQNRKEMAINLDLAEEKREKVITCIAAY